The genomic stretch CCACAGTTTAAAAGGAGCCTCTCTATGTAGACCCAAATGAATAAATTGTTGAGTTCAGGACACCCTCTATATATCTGCATTAGATATCAATATTCTGTACTGTTGCACTTCCTGTAACTGTTAAAGATACAAGACAACAAAGGGGTAATTAAGATTTATTCTTAGGAAGGAGAAATGTCAGTGTACAATAcatcttatttattttatttgtgtcCCAACAGCAGTGCCACTTGATTCCAGCACTGATTCCAGGAACTTAAAAAAGACTGAGTGGCCGCTTGTATTTACCTTCTTGGATAAGCTTCTCTTTACGAtcctgtggaagaaaaaaaaaaagttcatcatTACTCTATTAAAGACGACATTTCAATCAGCCTAGGACCTAGGATAAGACAAAAGAAACTCTAGTATTTCAAAATTGAATAGAGAAAGATGGCACCACAAAAGAACAGATCCTGACAGCCGTTgtagttaaaaagcaaaaaaccaaaccaaaccaaaacaaaaaaagacatataGCTTTACCTATCAGCTAGGAAAGCAGTGCTCAGATTGGTCTCTTTGCACATCTGTCCACTCTCACAGGCCAGCAGGGTCCGACTCCCCTGATACGATTTCACCAAACTAGTTTTGTCCTAATTAACCTATACACCAGTTTCTACCTCTTCTTTCTGGGTGAGTAATCCACAGTTTAAGAAGTTTCTTCACAATGAAATCTTTCATAACTTGCCTAAATGTTACCTTGTTTGCATTCACTCCATTTGTGTCTCACTCTGAATCACGTGGCATTCTACTGATAGGAGAGTGACAGTATCTAAAACTTGCAGACATTGTCAAGATCCCTTCTGCTGGACAAAACCAGAAAACTACTTAAGGTCCTAAGTCTGAGcaatctgaatttattttctaCTTCCCCAGGCCACAAAACAGTCACTTCTTAGAGAAAAGAATGTAATAACCACCTTGTTTTATACAATACTGGAAAATAAAGAACCCCCCTGGAACATCAGTAAGGGAactggaagaaggaaaaggaattgTCCTGGAGACTGCATCAAAGACTTCAGCTTAAATATTCCCAGGCAAGTATGTCTGGATTTCACTTTCAGTCATTCAACTTTATTTTCGAGCATTTATAGGCTAAGCCACCCAAGTGTCACAAAACCAGCATGAAAAAGATCCTAAGTTTTAAAGATATTCATACCAACATGTTCTGTACGTTTCCTAAAACCTGTATTTTTGATTAATCCTAGAAAACAGCATTCCttacaaatattttgttaattttaactGAAGTTTGTACTTCCTGGTCTATGATTTGATCGAAAAAACAGTTACATTTTTTGCAAGAGAGGGAAATAAAACTGTTTGACAACAGCCACAAATTCAGTAGCGAAAACAGCTACCGCCTGCCAGTCAGTTACTACTTTCTCATGTATACATCTGAGCATTTTAAGAATGATCTACCAGTGCTTAGACTGTGACACCCACATTTCAGGagccagaagaaaagcagaataaaccTTCCAAGAGCATAAAAATCCAAATGAGATCAGGAACAGTAATCGGGGTTAGTACTCCTCCTTATCTACTTCATAAGGCTGGAGAATGGTCACAAAGACCTTGCCAGTCTGTCATCCATAAGCTGTCTATTTATTTACTAGAAAACACAGCTATTGTGTGTCAACAGCTAGAAATAATAGTCTGCTATTATTCAGTTACATAGTGCTAGGGAGAACTTTAATATAGCCAAACACCCTAATCAAGAAGATTCACTGGCTATATCCGTGGATACAATGCAGGACACTTGGCACAGCTGGACTCTGCAACTAGTCATAAGGCAGGAAGCTCAGCACTAGTCTTCCTCCCCTGATTGCTTTTCTGGGATTAAGCACCCTTAGAACCAAGTGTCTCTTGTTAACTCAGTCTCTAGGCAGAGCTCTGTCTTACGGCTTGGCTTTCGCGAAGGCCCAGTTTCGCAAACACACTCACCCTGTCAGCCTTGAAGACATAAATCCAGAAGAGGATGGGCCCTACGGCAAACACGGCCCCCAGGAAGGACGTCTTGGGCGTGGGGCGGAAGGTCGGGTACACGTTCTGCGTCCTCGCATAGGCCCAGCGGATCAAGGCAGGGTCTTCCTGTGGGCGAGAAAGCGGCAGtgagcccccggcgccccggccacggcccccgccgccgcgcccagaGGCCGCGAAGGCCCCCCGAAGGCCCcggccagccccgccgccgccgccgcccgggcgccaAGGTCGCCGGAAAAGCAGCGCCACCCGCCGCACTCACGATAACGGCCGGCCGGTGCGGGTCGTTGAGCTGCAGCTGGTACTGCCGCTTGAGGCGGGCGCGGATTGCCAAGCGCTCCGCCTCGGCGCGCCGCTTCTCCGGCGACGCGTCGTACGTGGCGGGGTCGAGTTCGGCCGGCAGCGAGACGTAGCGGTTGGGCCGATACGCCTCGGCCGCCGACCCgcccgccggctccgccgccATCTTGCGCGCCGCGCTGCGCAGGCGCGCGCTCGGCGTCAGCGTGCGGCGGCGCCCGCAGCGGTGCCCGCAGCAGCCCCCGCAGGAGCGCTCCCCGCAttggccgcgccgggcggcgccgccgaggcgaAGTGGGGCCAGTCCTGCCGCCCGGCGGGGACGCGCCAGGCTAGTCTTGGTCCTTAGGTCAAGTGACAGCGTGTCCCCGCCCGGCTGGCACCTCTTGGCGGTGGGGGGTAGGGAGTCCCCTAAGGCCGCGGTTACTGGCGACCGTTAGCGGAcagggccgcggggcccggctggCCGTTAGGGCCTGTACGGTGCCCCAGGTTAGCTCGGCGTCGGGAAGCTGTGGGTGCTGCCATCTGCTGTTTTCGGTTCCTTGGACATCTCCACTTTTGGGTGTCAGCAGAAGGTCATTTGACATTTAATAGCTTTTCCTGCTCTCATTTCACCCCTCAGAGCTGAGGAACTCGACAGTTCCCAGCACTCGACTCCCAGCCTTGCAAAGTTTGTTCTTAAAGGTAGGTAGGTAAGCATTTTCTGCagtgaggaagaagagctgcAGACAGGAGATGTGATTTTCTACAGCCACGTGAGAAACGAGTAGCCCAGTTGCACCAGAAcccagccagggctgtgcagtgACACACAGGAACGTCCTCCGTTTTGGCGGTGCATGTCCATGGCGTGGGGTTATGAACAGTTGTCTTGTGAAAAACCTGAGATGGCAGGTGGGAAACAGCTGCTAGTGAGGCTTCTAGGTCTGCCATTTCTCTTAGCAATTTTATGTCTGTATGTACTTCCAGTTTTATACTCTGAGCTGTTGTTGGTGGAATTGAGCTTTCATTGTTATGTTGGACAACACCTACAGCAACTTCAAAAATAATCCTGTGAGAGTTAGAAACAGGCAGAGCCAGTCAGGGAAGTAGGAGCGCAAAGATTAGCAGAGAACAGgaactttttgcttttctcttgctctctgaATGCAGCACAGGCTGGTACAGATGTAATCCTTTTCTCCTATGATAGCTCTTGGGTGGCTCACATGAACTGATTTTTAGCAGATAGGTGTTCACATCAAAGGCAAGTTGATCCCTTGTTGACAGCAGTCTCAGCAGGTTGAATGGACTCTGCCTTCCCTGCTGAAAAAGGGACTTCCATGGCAGAGCTGAGATGTAAGGAATGTTGTGCTGGTGTATTTGTTGTGTGCCCAAGCACAGACTCGGACAGTGTactgtctttcacagcagtaCGCTATGCACCTTTAAACAAAATACGCAGGTTCTCATTACATAAAAGTTATATCACAAGCAGGTTGGAAGTTGCAAAATCTCACTGTCATTGATTTTTATCTTAAAATCATGTCTTAAGCAAGGCCACACTGCTTAGATGTGCTGCCAGATAACCTTCAAAATTATCTTGTGATGACTCAGTGCTCTGATAAACTTTATTGACAGGTTCACAAATCAATGCCTGCTGATTAACACAAGGTGAAAAAAGCAAACTCTGTCCTATAGGTTTTGGCTTTAGGAAGTTTCTGTTTTGGCAGTATTACGAGCTTTTTGTTCTGCAGAGATGTAAAAGCAATATGCAAATTGTCTTTCCCTTTCTGGAATTAAACTTgccagtttttcttctttctgtatacagaaaaaaacaatgatAGTAGTTATGCTGATTGGAATCAAGTAAGGTTATGgctgtatatatatatctttatgaTCTCATTTACACTGGGGTGACTGTACAGACTCTGGTAATGTTGGATGAGGGATTACAGTTTGCTCCTAAGCACACACAAAATAATATTGCTGACTTTATTTAAGAGGCTGTATTTTGACACCACAGTAATAGAGCAGAAGCTTGCCTCATACCATATGATTTCACTCTTTTTTTACCTGAGCACTTGGAAAAATAGATGATTTCCTCTTGGTCTGAGCAGCTAATTAGGATTTGAGCTTTGGGACTCGCTTCCAACAGCAAGAAATATGAGTTGGATGTTTCTTCAGTTTCTGTATCTTGAGCATACCAGCACAGCAGGATGTACTTTTCCTTCTCTCAAGTACAAGCCTGCAGTCTTCCCAGAAGcttgctctctgctttctctcaCTGTTTCTGTAGCTTTTCCACCTTCATTTTCTTCACAAACACAAATACAAGTGAGAATTTCAGCTGCTTCATTTGCAGTCAGCTCCCAAGAAGGTATTTCGTACGTGCCCAGTTCTGTTGTTTCTTAGGGCTTTCAGCATAGCCAGCACTTTGGTCAGCGGCTTCTATTACATGAACAAATTCACTCCCTTTACTTTCGCATTTCATGACATAACAGGACCATATAATGAGCTCCATGATTGTCTCGAGCTCCATGATCATCTCTCTCCATGACTGATGTGTATGCTGGCAGCTACTGAGATACTTTAGCAGCACAGTATGTGTACCAGCAGCACtgccatgtggcactcctgtggtACTTTTCATCTCTAAGGGTTCCCAAACACTTTGCAGCCTGTGTTACCCTGCCAGTGCAATTCTTTCATTGGCGTTTAAAAGCTGTTCCTCCCTGCTCTGCGTTATTTCTGAGTAACTGGACACTTGCAGTCTTGAAACAGTGGGAATCCTGGCAGGAATGGAAGTGCGGGTTACAGCTAGGAAAGAAGATTAGCATACTGGAAGGGATAGCTGCTTCTGTGGGAAATAGTGGgtgtctttttccctctctgctgcaTCACAGAGTAGAACAGGAAACTTCTGTCCCTGCAGACCTCTCAAAGGACTCCAGAACAACCAGGCACTTTTCCCCTGGCTCCTGAGGTCTGCAGTAGTGTGGGACAGTTCCTGTGGACAAGAGCAAAGATGATCTTATGATGAAGTCACTTGGCAAAGGCAGTGGGTTGAGTTCCCAGCTTTGTTACAGACGCTACGTGATCTTATCCCATAGTACGGGTGCAAGCTGTGCCTTCTCCCTCTTTCCAGAGCTCAcagctgtgtgtttgcatgctTGGCATGCAAACAGTGCTCAATTAATTCTactgggagaaaaacagaaggtgAAAAGCTACATTTCCATTAAGAGTGTAATGTACTGTATTAGAAAATCGAACAACCAGCCACTATGCTGAAAACACCTTTGCATTTCATCTGTAATCACTAATTCATCCTCCCTCCCAAAGGATCAAGTTCCCTACAAGGAGCCTTTTTTGAGAGATGTCACTTATTTCATTGGGTAGGAAAATAACTAAATCACTTCCAGAGATGCATATTCTCTGATTTCAAGCCTCTGCATTGCAATTTGTCATAGTCATTCCTCCTGATGTGATATTGTGCATTTTCTGTGTTTGATAGCAGACATGTCTCCAACTTTTAAATACCATCCTTCAGCAAAAGCCCAAGTTATCAATGGTAAGGGTCTAAAACTTGCATAACACAGTGCAAGACAAAGAGGAAATACTGCAGTCAAAACCCTTAGCAGAAATCagtgatagctttttttttcctggctgacAGGAACTGCTCTGCATAGCGGAAGCTGCTACAGCAACAGACTGGACTCTCACCAGTCCCTGAACAGACCTTCTGTATTATCCAGTCATTCTGGGTCACCCCATGGCAGATCCAAAATATAGCCTGGCTGCTACTGCAGACCATctttgaaaaaaagcattttgcaaaaaagAACAAGGCCCGTCTTACCCCTCTCTTTGCCAGGCACTGCACAGCTTTGCATCTCTAGCACAGCATCACCTTTTGGGGGCACCACTGTGGTGCTGCCAGCCTGCCACCTACACTTAACCTGGCTACAGCTATTGGGATGTCTTGCACTACACAGCAGCCTTTCCTCCAGTGCAGTTGCAAGTCTTTTGAGCCCTATGCTCCCAACAGAGTCTCCTAAAGTGCTGGACTGTTGCAGTGCTTTCTGGAACAGGGCAGCTCAAGTACAGGCCTGGGACATGGGCCTGCAGCATGATACCAGCAACATGCAGGGCAAGAGAAGTCCTGCTGCAAGCCTACATATGAGGGAGAAAGGATGGCAAAACTAATTAGGGTCCTGCCCACAAGGCTAAGAAAAAAGAACCATGGGTGCCCAACACTGTTCCTAGAAATACGGTCATACGCCAGCCAAAATGCAGCTGACTTCTCTGGTTAGTAATCTAAAAAACAACCGTGTTGGATGTGGCTGCAAATTTTATTTAGAGCCAGGAGGGTAGCAAAGAGGATACAACCCAGAGTATATATTAGGGTATAACTTGAAAAAGCAGGTTCATAAAAAGGGCTAAGGGAATTTTAgtccccctcctcaccttcccctcTATCCCTTCAGTTTATATTGTCCAGAGAGAAGCAGATCATATTCAGGGGGGCCCTGTCCTGCCCATTGCTCAGATGGCTGCCACCTTTGACCCTGCTCAAAATCAGATATGATTCCAACCTTTCATCACTGATGTCACTTTTACTTCAGTGCAAACTCTAcaacatttgtttttaagcatTAGTTCTTTTAGTGGAGTGATTAGTAACCtttctctaaataaaataaaaagatacagctctctctctctcagggtTGCAGAGATAACCTTGAAAATATGACCACAGGACAGTGTGATCGAAGGCATGGCTGCATGTCACATCTATTCTAAATCTGACTGTGGTCCTGCTATTCCACTGTGTTGGATTGCATTTGGATAGCAATGGATAGCAAATGCATATCTGCAGAATGACTCAGATCAGTCGCCTCATCCACTGAAAAACTAGTGTTCTGGGATTTTGTTCTTTGGAGGTCTTTCTAGTGGCTCATCAAAATAACCCAAATTCCTATGCAGCTACATGCTCACTTAAGCCAATCTAGTGTAGATTTCCCATCTCCTCTCTGTCAGCACAAGCTGATCCTGAGGACAGCTAACCTTTGTTCATGGTGGGTTTTCAGCCAGATCATGAAACTCATTTAACTTTCCTCTTGGCTGCACAGTAACTTGTGTTGATGTAAGACAAGCAGCAGACAATGGACACTAGTGAGAGTGGGGGCCTAGTATTGAACTAGAATAAGCCGATCATAGAGAATATGCTGGTGGGCTCAAGCCCTGAGACTTAAAAGACAAGAcccaaagtgctttttttctttttaatcaggaCTGTTGGTTATTGAATGTTTGAGGTTGGCAGTACCGAACCAACCTGAGAATTTGCATATGAAAATGCCTTTGAAGGCATCATCTGTTTTCTTTGTGATCAGAGGTATCTAAATTGAGTGAATCAATCAGGAAAATTAATCTTTGTCTGGAACACACCTTGATTATTCAGTCCAAAACACACCTGAATTCTGAGACTGTTCTGATCCAAATTAGAAATCTGAAATCAGAGACACTTCTATGATAGACTGTCTTGTTGAAGCTGCACATACATTTCAGCTTGAGTTTTAAGCAACCCAAgataataacatttattttagacCTGTCTGATTTTGTCAGTAGCTTTTCAGTCGTGTTCCAAAATATACACAGATTAAATTTATTCAATGATATATACAAAAGTCCTATCTTTTCAGAATGACCAGGCTAGGTGACTTGGTGTTTCAAGTGAATGACAGGAAAATTAAACCAAACCACAGACCTGAGTACCTATCTGCAGGATGATTGTGCATgacactttctcagaagagacAGGATAAATCTAATGTTATCTCCAAAAATACTTGTGTCTGTCAAACTTAGGCTGAGCGCTAATGGCTGCCCCATTTGCATTAGTTGTCAGATTGGGTAAGAATGTTGCTGGGCTCTGTTTTGAATTCTcacttctttttcaaagaaagcaaggtgaaaaatGGGGCGGAAGCTGGCAAGATCACTCATATCACAGGAAGGTTCCTGAACAAAGTCCCTTGTTTCTAATTCCTACCAGTAGTGGACAAGAAGGGTCATTTGGTTCCTGCTCCAGTTCCATATGGATGAATGAATTCTGATGTGTATGTTTCCCACCTTCTCCTGAGGAGAAGCAGTATCAGCCATCCACTTGCACAAATAAATCCATGATAAAAAGTATACTTGAATAAGAGGAGGAGCAGTGTAAAAGGTATTAGGATGCAGCTCGTCTAGGCTCAGATCAAGTGTCTGTAATTTCAGTACATAGCCATATTAATAAACTGTCCAGATGAACGTAATTCATTCTGTGTTAAGAGCTGACGTCTCTAGTATCTTTATCTTAcagttttttaaggaaaagctgGCACACGAAGGAGTTAACATGGTTAGGCGAGTTATGAATAGTTCAATTGTTATTACAGCCAGCAGGCCACCCATAAATGTATATCAAATGTTGAGCTCAGCAGGAGTTAGTGACAAAACTAGGACACTTAATGAGTCATAAAGTGCCAGGAATAATGAGAAATGGCATTAAACAAACCATTTCTGCCTCTCCTGGGCTCATCCAGAGATGGTGACAAGAATCCCTCTGCtgtctcagctcttcctgctgaaagaAAATTTTTGACTTGCACTGAATTATAGCTCTGGCTGAGTTGCCCAAGCCAGGGAGCTGGTGCTGCTTGAGAAGCCCTGGTGGAAGAAAGAGAAGCTGGCAGTGAACATCTCTTCTCTGCTTATTTGCAGAACATTGATTGTAGCGCTTCCTAATGTAACTGGTTTTCTTAGCTCTCCCTCTGCTTCCAACTCCTTGCAAGGGAGACTATTAATAGTCATGTAATGTTGGGGGAAAACTAGAGCGGGAGAGGAAGAGATCTTAGAATGGAGCATGTCGACAATTAAAAAGCTGAATGTCTGAGGGTGAGTCATGTTACTGGCTATGACTATGTCTGTGCTAGGAGTGTGTAACCAGTCAAGGGGTAACATTATTTCTGGACTTCCCCTAGCTATAGCAGTCAGGACCCTGGGTATACCAAGAAGCCCTCACTACCCTGACCAGCCACATCTGGGCTCTCCACTTACACACCCTTTGTCCGCTGGCCCgaaagctgcatttaagctcagacCCTTTGCCTTGGCTCTTGCCTGAGCTGTGTTGTCTGTGTTGTTTCTAGTCTTGGACCTTACTGACTTGACTTTCCAGCTTGACCTCAgatctgtctttttattttggcCTTTTCTGGCAATGACTGCAGCTGGTTGTGTTTACTATCACTGGACTTGTCCTGCTCATCTTGTTTGGGTACTGTGGGGTGGGCCCTTGTCAGTgaggtcactgccctgcctgcctctatCACCCTTGGCTCCCAGCTCACCTTCCCTTGTGGAGCAGCCCATTCTTGGTGTTCCCTGATTGCACTGTCACTTAGGAAGTAGCGCTCAGGTAATCCCATTACTGTAGGGATTGTATCCAGCACCAATGGGTGGAGTTATATTGACTCtcttaaaaattcagaaagttcaTTCCCAGTACAGTCAGTGAGGGGAAACTGAAGTGTTGCAGGAAATGTCTCTTACACTGTGCAAAGAGGAGAATCTTTTCTGACCTGCTGTTCCTGACAAATCACTGCCAGCAGCTGacattttccccccttttctccccacgTGTTTTGCTCTGTTCACATCAGAAAGGGTGGATATGTCTGCTTCAGTTAGAGCGTCTGAAAGGTAGAGGTGCCCACCGTGAACTTTGTCTGCTTCTATCTAATATGATGGAGGGAGCTCAAAATCATGAGTCATCCTATTCTGAGACATGGCTAAGAGGCTGTGAGCCATCCCCTAGGGAAGCCTGTCTTTCTTCGTGGACTGTGGAGTGAGTCTAATTTAGCCTGGACACCTCTACTTCTAAAGGGCTAAAATTAGATGGGGTGAATTCTTCTACCTCCCTAATCTGCAGAGTATCCAAAGTGTGTCAGAGTGCCATGGCTCTTGTAGCTTGAGGCCAAATGCTACACAGCCTTTATTTTACCTGGAGGATGCTCCTTTAATTTCTGCCTAGAACCACAGGTGAAATCTTCACCTTGCTGACAGCTCTATGACAAGTGGTTCTGGCACACAAAGCCATCAAATTCTCTGCAATGCTTACTAGAAATTAATTAATGGGTTTAGCTGCTTTTCCCTTTGCAAACAAAATCGGAGTATGAGGAAAATGCCACTGCTATGTGTGGGAAGGTCCAACCAAGAGGGCCACGGCCACTCCTCCTCCAGACAGAAATACAGTGCCCAGGGGTTGGTTTGTGTGGTGGAAGACTTGTGTGTCCTGCTGGGGACCTCCTGTTGAACACAGTCTTGAAGGAAGACTCACTTTGTGGGATCATCCAGTCCAAAGCTTCTCCACAgcttgaaaatcatttttaattggaaaaggaGCAGCAGTTTATAGACAATAGCACTTTAAGAAGTCAAAAATTTCTTCTTTGTGCAGAAAGATATTTAAGCtctctgtggggaaaaaacagcCAGGAATCTGTGATAGATCAGCCTTGAAGGAGAGGCAGTTCCACTGTAGTTATATAGAGAAAGAAACtgactttattttgttttatatatttgtgAAAAGTCTGGAGCTTAAAATTTAAGGCAAGGCTAAGCAGACCAACAGTATGAATAAAATGTGTTAGCAAGGACATGCTGAATTTATTGTGACTGTTTGGAAATCTCTGTATCACAGTAGGGAAGTACTTAGTTGTGGCAATGCAGAGTGGTTTTTTTGCTCAAGTAAAATACAGAATACAAATGAGGCTGTTTCTGCAGAATGCCAGCTAAAAGGAAAGATATACAATGTCCAGCCTCTGTATTTTAGTGTTATAAAAAATTATGACAATACTAAAATTTTAAACTTCTGACCTATAGAGATAGAATGGCAGAGCTGTGCTTTCCTTGAGtttttgctgtcattttataAATTGGGAACATtagctaaaaatatatatatatcctttagCATTGCAGAACCCTGTATCTCAGTTAGGCAGGTTTCACCTGCCTAATTGAGGAGATTGGCTAAGGCAGCTGCCAAGGTTAAAATTTGCCTCCTAAATTCATGTCTCTTAGTTCTCTAGATAACCTCCTAGTAAAGAGGTTTGCTCTCTGGATAAGCCACTTTTGCATGTGCCTCTAGCCTCGCCAGTGTAACTGTGATTTACAACCCCAAAGGAAAGATTTTTACCTCTGATGTGACCCTATCAGGGCCCCTTTACCAAAAAGGTATAGTCCTTGCCCCAGTTTCCTAATGCCGCTCGTTCCATCCCCTCCCATCCATCTGCTCCTCCACTACTCACCTGCAGATGCTTCTCCATTATGGAGCCCTCTCCCACAACTGCTGATGTGCTGCTCTTTGTGATGGTGATGAAGATATGGTGTCAAAAACAGTTTGACAAAATTTTCCCCCCCAACACCACTATCacagattttctgttttgatgcaacatttctgttttatttggcaGAAACAGACTCCctgctatgaaaaaaaaatcttgttttgtttattttcgcTGGCCTTTCTCCTCCTTGTATCAGTTGCTGaggaaaatgaaggaataaaTAAGAGGGGAGAGGGATGAGGGAGAACGAAACAATGCTATTTTGGAGctgttttttcatctgtaaaCAGAAATACCATCctgataaaaatatgaaaaaactcCCTTCAGCAGAGGCTATCTGTTCTCCACATTCCCTCAAATCAATTCCTGCTGCATTGTGTGTCTCTGAATGTAGTGAAGGCAGACTAACATAAGGCATCCGGAAAATGTTGACCTCTGATAACATCACTGGTTCAGTTTTAGAAGTGCAGAAAAGCAATGTTAAATACCTAATCCTATTTATTGCCTTAACAATTATCCATAACTGGTACTTCACTCTATGCAGTAACTCTATGTTGCTTCTTTCGCCACTAGTAGTGAAAGGCTTCTGAGACTCTGCATATGCTGGTCTGTAGATATGCTCTAGTTTAGCCTGGTTTGCTGGAGCATGGCTCAGTCCTACTCTAGGAGGATTATTATTGATCTGAAACTTCTGTTGCCTTTCCTGAGTCAAAATCAGTGAAGCTCTACAGAAAGCAAGGGGTTAATAACAGTGACACAGCAGAACTGTTTATTGGAACAGGTGATCTCTTCTACAAATGTTCACACTACCTTGTGGAGACCAAAAGAGAATCAAAACACAGTTCTGTAATCGT from Dromaius novaehollandiae isolate bDroNov1 chromosome 1, bDroNov1.hap1, whole genome shotgun sequence encodes the following:
- the NDUFB4 gene encoding NADH dehydrogenase [ubiquinone] 1 beta subcomplex subunit 4; its protein translation is MAAEPAGGSAAEAYRPNRYVSLPAELDPATYDASPEKRRAEAERLAIRARLKRQYQLQLNDPHRPAVIEDPALIRWAYARTQNVYPTFRPTPKTSFLGAVFAVGPILFWIYVFKADRDRKEKLIQEGKYKRPLSLF